DNA sequence from the bacterium genome:
ATTCCCAAAATCCATAGCCTCCCCGAATATGTCCGAGAAGGACTCGTTGAGTGCCCCTGACTGCATGTAGTAGAAGAGGTTGGCGGTGCGCTCGGTGACCGCATGAGTCAGCTCGTGGGCGTCGACGTCGTCGGCCAACGAAAAGCCGGCGCCATAGACCATCTGGGTGCCGTTCCAGAAGGCGTTGGCAAGGGGGCACGAGGTCGGCGAGCAATACTCTACGGTCGAGATGATCGTGGCCCCGGCGCCGTCGTAGCTGTCGCGGCCGTGCTCGTTGAAAAAGTAGTCGTAGGTGTCACCGGAATAGTCGTAGGCGGCGTCGGCATCGGGATCTCCGGTGACCGCCCCGCCTTCGCTGCGGACCAGCGTTCCAGGGAGCGTCGAAGTGCTATTGGTGTCGTAGATCTCGCGGTCTTTCGCGTCAGTCAACTGGCTGAACTGAAGAACGACCTTGCCGGCGAGCGCATCGATCCAGATGTACTCGCGCAGATCGATCTTCCGAGCCTCGATGAACCAGGCGAGCCCGGTCGCGAAGCCGCGACCGCCGAGATGCCCCTTGTTCAGCAGCTCGAGCCTCGGCTCGCTGAGCGTCGCGTCGGTCACGCCGAGCCCCTGTGCCAGGGCATCGGCCGCCAGGACCGCCGCCTCGGCCGCCGACACCAACGGCGTCGTGTCGACCGTGTCCAGGTCGGAAAGCGTCTTGGCGTTCACCGCCACCACCGCCGAGCCCCGCAGGTGGACGGTGAGCTCGCCGCCCGTGATCGGCACGCCCTGATGGGTCTGACGAAACCGGACGTGCTCCATTCCGACCTCGTCGGCGCCGGTCACTCGCTTCAAGGACATCTGATCGGCACCGCTCGCTCCGAACGCCGCGCCGTAGGCGGCCAGAAAGGCCCGGGCTCGCTGTTCGGCCGGGGCGGTTCCCGGCAGCTTGCCCAAGGTCCGCTGGTGCTCGGCGAAAGACAGAAAGGTCACCAAGCCGGTCTTCGGTGACACCGTTGCCCGAACCGGGCTGCCGACCGCTGCTTCGAGGGTGGTCAGCGTGTCTTCCACGAACGGCTTCGGACCCTGAGCCGACGTCGGAGCCGCGGCCACCAGGAGAGCAAGAACCGCGAGGAGTAGCGACGATGCCGGCGAAACCGGGCTCATGTGGATCGAAGATGTCATGGCAAGGGTCCTTTCCTGGTCTCCGGGGCGAACACGCATTCTGGCTAGTCGCTGTTTCGAAAGGGCATTCTATCCCTCGATCCAGAACGCAATACCTTGCGCTCTTCAGCTCCTGGAGGATGGCAAGGTCCCGAAACGAGCGCGCGCACTGGTGACCGCGACTCCTCATAGCACGGCGCGTGCCATTCATCCATGACAAGGGGCCGCACCGATCCGAGCGTTTCGAACTGTCTATCTATCTGCAAAGAATACACTTACAGATCCAAACGAATGAAAGGGCGTCACCAGCAGCCTGAGCAAGAACCGGAGGTTCTCCAGGGCGATCCTCCCCACTTTCGGAGACTCGCCGAAAAGCCGGGGCAAAACCGGAGCAGTTGATGGCAGACTACCGCCATGTCAGATCCAGCCAAGCCCGCCGACACCCTGCAGGCGTTCCGC
Encoded proteins:
- a CDS encoding M4 family metallopeptidase, with the translated sequence MTSSIHMSPVSPASSLLLAVLALLVAAAPTSAQGPKPFVEDTLTTLEAAVGSPVRATVSPKTGLVTFLSFAEHQRTLGKLPGTAPAEQRARAFLAAYGAAFGASGADQMSLKRVTGADEVGMEHVRFRQTHQGVPITGGELTVHLRGSAVVAVNAKTLSDLDTVDTTPLVSAAEAAVLAADALAQGLGVTDATLSEPRLELLNKGHLGGRGFATGLAWFIEARKIDLREYIWIDALAGKVVLQFSQLTDAKDREIYDTNSTSTLPGTLVRSEGGAVTGDPDADAAYDYSGDTYDYFFNEHGRDSYDGAGATIISTVEYCSPTSCPLANAFWNGTQMVYGAGFSLADDVDAHELTHAVTERTANLFYYMQSGALNESFSDIFGEAMDFGN